The following coding sequences are from one Natrarchaeobaculum sulfurireducens window:
- a CDS encoding amidohydrolase family protein — MTDPLPARSQPPSDDASSPNDDSGVVANRRRFLTATAGAGVLGAVAGCTGIDSDEADPDAPADETISLDVGPDDVDDVDELPLIDAHTHIMPLAARGNDPLSVGQLVDWMDDNGVDYAAVQALDSPEAYPVQAPSWWIIEECEAYDDRLMPFVTIDPRTLHYGEDATAVLDEHLDRGARGFGELKAGVEIDDEGALDLYELCAERDLPVLYHTDEQAMTDELGLPAHEAVFESFPEVHFIAHAWGWWVHVDGDVETTDRDRAHEGPIESEGRVPELLEAYDNVYADISAGAGWEALSRDEEFTQEFFETHHEQLVFGSDYLFPDQEIRQFQLFETIDLDLGAWADIRYRNFESILR, encoded by the coding sequence ATGACGGACCCCCTACCCGCACGTTCGCAACCCCCCTCGGACGACGCCTCCTCGCCGAACGACGACTCGGGCGTGGTCGCTAACCGGAGACGATTTCTCACTGCAACCGCTGGGGCCGGCGTCCTCGGGGCTGTCGCAGGCTGTACCGGAATCGACTCTGATGAGGCCGATCCCGATGCGCCAGCGGACGAGACGATCTCGCTGGACGTCGGTCCTGACGACGTCGACGACGTCGACGAACTCCCGCTGATCGATGCGCACACTCACATTATGCCACTGGCGGCACGTGGAAACGATCCGCTGTCCGTCGGCCAACTCGTCGACTGGATGGACGACAACGGCGTCGACTACGCTGCCGTCCAGGCACTCGACTCGCCGGAGGCTTACCCTGTCCAGGCGCCCAGCTGGTGGATTATCGAGGAGTGCGAAGCGTACGACGACCGGCTGATGCCGTTCGTCACGATCGATCCGCGCACGCTCCACTACGGTGAGGATGCGACGGCTGTCCTCGACGAGCACCTCGACCGCGGCGCGCGCGGCTTCGGCGAACTGAAAGCCGGCGTCGAAATCGACGACGAGGGGGCACTGGACCTCTACGAACTCTGTGCCGAGCGTGACCTGCCAGTGCTCTATCACACCGACGAACAGGCGATGACCGACGAGCTCGGCCTCCCAGCACACGAAGCGGTCTTCGAGTCGTTCCCGGAAGTACATTTTATCGCCCACGCGTGGGGCTGGTGGGTCCACGTCGACGGCGACGTCGAGACGACGGATCGCGATCGGGCTCACGAGGGTCCGATCGAGTCCGAGGGTCGCGTGCCCGAGCTACTCGAGGCGTACGACAACGTCTACGCCGATATCTCGGCAGGCGCAGGCTGGGAGGCCCTGAGCCGCGACGAGGAGTTCACCCAGGAGTTTTTCGAGACCCACCACGAACAGCTCGTCTTCGGTAGCGACTACCTCTTTCCCGACCAGGAGATCCGACAGTTCCAGCTGTTCGAGACGATCGATCTCGACCTCGGGGCCTGGGCAGATATCCGCTATCGCAATTTCGAGTCGATACTTCGATGA
- a CDS encoding TIGR03571 family LLM class oxidoreductase, with the protein MSTGHENAGYRRLFDDDGLTFGAGFPLTGSNRSTPDVERELELATHAEAVGFDALWARDVPTYWPKFGDAGQTFDTWPWLSHVAAHTDDVALGTSSVVLTLRHPLHVAKSAATVDRLSDGRLVMGVASGDRDPEYPAFGVDREDRDRTFREAVTTLRTVWRENYPELEGEWGALEGNLDVVPSPTEETIPLLPTGHARQSREWIADHGDGWLFYHLPDRTLETYLSGWRATAGEKPFVIAVRVEFADDREAGPEPLHLGFRAGVEWFREYFRRLEDYGLDHVIVGLQNEDREGALETFADEIIDQQP; encoded by the coding sequence ATGTCCACCGGACACGAAAACGCAGGCTACCGCCGACTGTTCGACGACGACGGCCTGACGTTCGGCGCCGGCTTTCCGCTGACCGGGTCGAATCGCTCGACCCCCGACGTCGAACGAGAACTCGAGCTAGCGACACACGCCGAGGCCGTCGGCTTCGACGCCCTCTGGGCGCGTGACGTCCCGACGTACTGGCCGAAGTTCGGCGATGCAGGCCAGACGTTCGACACCTGGCCGTGGCTTTCCCACGTCGCTGCCCACACCGACGACGTTGCACTCGGCACCTCGAGTGTCGTCCTCACGCTCCGTCATCCCTTGCACGTCGCGAAGTCGGCGGCCACCGTCGACCGGCTCTCTGACGGCCGACTCGTGATGGGCGTCGCCTCGGGCGACCGCGACCCGGAGTATCCCGCCTTCGGTGTCGACCGTGAAGACCGCGATCGGACGTTCCGTGAGGCCGTCACGACCCTTCGAACCGTCTGGCGTGAGAACTACCCCGAACTCGAGGGCGAGTGGGGCGCACTCGAGGGCAACCTCGACGTGGTCCCGAGTCCGACCGAAGAGACGATTCCGCTGTTGCCCACCGGTCACGCCCGACAGTCCCGCGAGTGGATCGCCGACCACGGCGACGGCTGGCTCTTCTACCACCTCCCCGACCGGACCCTCGAGACCTATCTCTCGGGCTGGCGAGCTACGGCGGGCGAAAAGCCGTTCGTCATCGCGGTCCGGGTCGAGTTCGCCGACGACCGCGAGGCCGGTCCCGAGCCGCTGCATCTCGGCTTCCGCGCCGGCGTCGAGTGGTTCCGCGAGTACTTCCGCCGACTGGAGGACTATGGGCTCGATCACGTCATCGTCGGCCTGCAAAACGAAGATCGGGAGGGGGCGCTCGAGACGTTCGCCGACGAAATTATCGATCAGCAGCCGTAG
- a CDS encoding sulfurtransferase: MTHHDTDVLVSADWVEDHLEEFQSDDSDYRIVEVNSPESSDEGDFPSRYDEGHIPGAIGLQWDEDLSDPDQRDILKKDDFEDVVGSHGINEDSTVVFYGNGWIPNWFALFAYWEFNYYGHDDARVLDGGKDYWVNEDYPLTDEEPDFSAQEYSARGPFESIRAYKDDVDKAREAGIPMVDVRSPEEFSGEMIAPEGLQETAQRGGHIPGASNVPVKTNLTDDGRFKGADELEEVYADEGIDGDESVVTYCRVGERSAIAWFALHELLGYEDVHNYDGSWTEWGNLVRAPIEKGEGGE, translated from the coding sequence ATGACGCACCACGACACTGACGTACTCGTCTCGGCGGACTGGGTCGAAGACCACCTGGAGGAGTTCCAGTCGGACGATTCCGACTACCGCATCGTCGAGGTCAACAGTCCCGAGTCGTCCGACGAGGGCGACTTTCCCTCGCGCTACGACGAGGGCCACATCCCAGGCGCGATCGGCCTCCAGTGGGACGAAGACCTCTCGGACCCGGACCAGCGTGACATCCTGAAAAAAGACGACTTCGAGGACGTCGTCGGAAGCCACGGCATCAACGAGGACTCGACGGTCGTCTTCTACGGTAACGGCTGGATCCCCAATTGGTTCGCGCTCTTTGCCTACTGGGAGTTCAACTACTACGGCCACGACGACGCTCGCGTCCTCGACGGCGGGAAAGACTACTGGGTGAACGAGGACTACCCGCTGACCGACGAGGAACCCGACTTCTCGGCCCAGGAGTACAGCGCAAGAGGTCCCTTCGAGAGCATCCGTGCGTACAAAGACGACGTCGACAAGGCCCGCGAGGCCGGCATCCCGATGGTCGACGTCCGCTCGCCCGAGGAGTTCTCCGGCGAGATGATCGCCCCCGAGGGCCTCCAGGAGACCGCCCAGCGCGGCGGTCACATCCCCGGTGCGTCGAACGTCCCCGTGAAGACGAACCTGACCGACGACGGCCGGTTCAAGGGAGCGGACGAACTCGAGGAGGTGTACGCCGACGAGGGGATCGACGGCGACGAATCGGTGGTCACGTACTGCCGGGTCGGCGAACGCTCGGCCATCGCCTGGTTCGCGCTGCACGAACTGCTCGGCTACGAAGACGTCCACAACTACGATGGCTCCTGGACCGAGTGGGGGAATCTGGTTCGAGCGCCGATAGAGAAGGGCGAGGGTGGCGAGTGA
- a CDS encoding aconitate hydratase, with protein MGDTLTEKILDDHLVEGDLETGEEIGIEIDQVLTQDTTGTMVWLQFEAMGLDEVQTEIAAQYCDHQTYQFDFKNTDDHRFLRSAAGTYGAHFSRPGNGICHNVHRENFAAPGKTLLGSDSHTPTPGGLGQLAIGAGGIDVTVAMGGAPYYIEMPEVVNVRLEGELPEWATAKDVILEMLRRLSVKGGVGKILEYTGPGVESLTAPERMTITNMGTELGATSSLFPTDDQTKDYLERVGRAEEYVELQPDDDAEYDDEIVVDLSDLEPLIAQPSMPDNVVPVHEVAGESVEQVIVGSCTNGAYEDILPAAKMLEGREVDKKTEMIVAPGSKQASEILAREGWVAEMMAAGVNFSEATCGACIGIGHVPASDSVSLRTFNRNFEGRSGIEDDNVYLCSPEVAAAAAIKGEIVDPRDLADELEELEDPGIELPDEYDASKVDLITPEEAVDDELVKGPNIGDVPLREGLGSDVAGDALLKMEDNITTDHIIPATQDILMYRSNIEKLSQFTLSRVDDTFAERAQEADGGVLVAGENYGQGSSREHAAMCPMYLGIEAVLAQSFARIHRANLFNFGIVPLTIDEDTYDAIDQGDEIEIVDDVDEAVTSGQEAFTVRVNGDEEFTATLDASERERDILAAGGKLAWTKAQAEEGGAGATPADD; from the coding sequence ATGGGAGACACGCTCACCGAAAAAATCCTCGACGACCATCTCGTCGAAGGCGACCTCGAGACCGGCGAGGAAATCGGGATCGAGATCGACCAGGTACTCACTCAGGACACGACTGGGACGATGGTCTGGCTCCAGTTCGAGGCGATGGGACTGGACGAGGTCCAGACTGAGATCGCCGCACAGTACTGTGACCACCAGACGTACCAGTTCGACTTCAAAAACACCGACGACCACCGGTTCCTTCGTTCTGCCGCCGGTACGTATGGCGCGCACTTCTCTCGACCTGGCAACGGGATCTGTCATAACGTCCACCGTGAGAACTTCGCCGCTCCCGGCAAGACACTGCTTGGCTCCGACAGCCACACGCCGACCCCGGGCGGACTCGGCCAGCTCGCCATCGGCGCCGGCGGCATCGACGTCACCGTCGCCATGGGCGGTGCCCCCTACTATATCGAGATGCCCGAGGTCGTCAACGTCCGCCTCGAGGGCGAACTCCCCGAGTGGGCCACCGCTAAAGACGTCATCCTCGAGATGCTCCGGCGCCTTTCGGTCAAAGGTGGCGTCGGCAAAATCTTGGAGTACACCGGTCCCGGCGTCGAGAGCCTCACTGCGCCCGAGCGGATGACGATCACCAACATGGGCACCGAACTCGGCGCGACCTCGTCGCTGTTCCCCACCGACGACCAGACGAAAGACTACCTAGAGCGCGTCGGTCGCGCCGAGGAGTACGTCGAACTCCAGCCCGACGACGACGCCGAGTACGACGACGAGATCGTCGTCGATCTCTCCGACCTCGAGCCGCTGATCGCCCAGCCCTCGATGCCCGACAACGTGGTGCCGGTCCACGAGGTCGCCGGCGAGTCGGTCGAGCAGGTCATCGTCGGCTCCTGTACCAACGGCGCCTACGAGGACATCCTGCCGGCCGCGAAGATGCTCGAGGGTCGCGAAGTCGACAAGAAGACCGAGATGATCGTCGCCCCCGGCTCGAAACAAGCGAGCGAAATTCTCGCCCGCGAGGGCTGGGTCGCCGAGATGATGGCCGCCGGCGTCAACTTCTCCGAGGCGACCTGTGGGGCCTGTATCGGTATCGGCCACGTCCCCGCAAGCGACTCCGTCTCGCTTCGGACGTTCAACCGTAACTTCGAGGGGCGGTCGGGAATCGAAGACGACAACGTCTACCTCTGTTCGCCCGAGGTCGCTGCCGCAGCCGCGATCAAAGGCGAGATCGTCGACCCACGCGACCTTGCAGATGAACTCGAGGAGTTAGAAGATCCCGGCATCGAACTCCCAGACGAGTACGACGCCTCGAAGGTCGACCTGATCACGCCCGAGGAAGCCGTCGACGACGAGCTCGTCAAAGGGCCGAACATCGGCGACGTGCCGCTGCGTGAGGGACTCGGCTCGGACGTCGCGGGTGACGCCCTCCTGAAGATGGAGGACAACATCACGACCGACCACATCATCCCCGCGACCCAGGACATCCTGATGTACCGGTCGAACATCGAGAAGCTCTCGCAGTTTACCCTCTCTCGGGTCGACGACACGTTCGCCGAGCGCGCCCAGGAGGCCGACGGCGGCGTCCTCGTCGCCGGCGAGAACTACGGCCAGGGCTCCTCGCGCGAACACGCCGCGATGTGTCCGATGTATCTGGGAATCGAGGCCGTGCTCGCCCAGAGCTTCGCCCGGATCCACCGTGCAAACCTCTTCAATTTCGGCATCGTCCCGCTGACGATCGACGAAGACACCTACGACGCCATCGATCAGGGTGACGAGATCGAGATCGTCGACGACGTCGACGAGGCAGTCACGAGCGGTCAGGAAGCGTTTACGGTCCGCGTCAACGGCGACGAGGAGTTCACCGCCACGCTCGACGCCTCCGAGCGCGAGCGCGACATCCTCGCCGCCGGCGGCAAACTCGCCTGGACGAAGGCCCAGGCCGAAGAGGGTGGCGCGGGCGCGACGCCCGCCGACGACTGA
- a CDS encoding metal-dependent hydrolase, producing the protein MMATTHVFVGLAAVAPAAYAAPDLAGPLAVGAVLGGLAPDVDLVFEHRRTLHFPVLGFVVAVPAVVLAVLVPSSLAVAAAAFAVAAWLHAVTDALGGGPEMDPWTDRSERAVYDHVRGRWIRPRRLVRYDGSPEDATLAVSLAIPALLAFDGWITGVVVVGLVISIGYAIVRRRLVAWLPDWLE; encoded by the coding sequence ATGATGGCCACCACCCACGTGTTCGTCGGTCTCGCCGCGGTCGCCCCCGCTGCGTACGCCGCCCCAGACCTCGCAGGGCCGCTGGCCGTCGGCGCCGTTCTCGGTGGACTCGCACCTGACGTCGACCTCGTCTTCGAGCATCGGCGCACCCTCCACTTCCCGGTGCTCGGATTCGTCGTGGCCGTCCCGGCTGTTGTCCTCGCGGTCCTCGTCCCCTCGAGTCTCGCCGTCGCGGCCGCCGCGTTCGCCGTTGCAGCCTGGTTACACGCCGTGACTGACGCCCTCGGCGGTGGGCCCGAGATGGACCCCTGGACCGATCGCAGCGAGCGTGCGGTCTACGATCACGTTCGTGGCCGCTGGATTCGTCCCCGGCGACTCGTTCGGTACGATGGCTCGCCCGAGGACGCCACGCTCGCCGTCTCGCTTGCGATTCCCGCACTGCTCGCGTTCGACGGCTGGATTACCGGCGTCGTCGTCGTCGGGCTCGTGATCTCGATCGGCTACGCAATCGTTCGACGGCGGCTGGTGGCCTGGCTTCCCGACTGGCTCGAGTGA
- a CDS encoding DUF7344 domain-containing protein, with protein MGATQIDKPGDGSSSSEADGVVAEESADVTKPTLSEDDLFELLANRRRRYILHELMRKGEAVDIGSLSQEIAANEDGLEVHEVSSKDRKRVYTALHQSHLPKMDKTGVVSFDRDRGTVEPTQALEDVEIYMDVVRGRELPWSDYYLGLTALSAVFLAASTLAVGPFAALPLSAWGAFVVVSFGVFAFAHRYYARRNRLGIDRDPPEVEYSYAE; from the coding sequence ATGGGGGCTACACAGATTGACAAGCCCGGGGATGGATCTTCGTCGAGCGAGGCGGACGGCGTCGTCGCCGAAGAATCGGCGGACGTCACGAAGCCGACGCTGAGTGAAGACGACCTCTTCGAACTGCTCGCCAATCGACGCCGGCGCTACATTCTCCACGAGCTCATGCGGAAGGGCGAGGCCGTCGACATCGGGTCGCTCTCCCAGGAGATCGCCGCCAACGAGGACGGCCTCGAGGTACACGAAGTCTCGAGCAAGGATCGAAAGCGCGTCTACACGGCGTTACACCAGTCGCACCTGCCGAAGATGGACAAGACCGGCGTCGTCTCCTTCGATCGCGATCGGGGGACGGTCGAACCGACGCAGGCGCTCGAGGACGTCGAGATCTACATGGACGTCGTTCGCGGACGTGAACTCCCCTGGAGCGACTACTACCTCGGGTTGACGGCACTCTCGGCGGTCTTTCTTGCCGCCTCGACGCTGGCGGTCGGGCCGTTTGCGGCGCTTCCGCTGTCTGCCTGGGGTGCGTTCGTGGTCGTCTCGTTCGGCGTCTTCGCGTTCGCCCACCGGTATTACGCCCGACGAAATCGTCTCGGAATCGATCGCGATCCACCGGAAGTCGAGTACTCGTATGCCGAGTAA
- a CDS encoding transcription initiation factor IIB, with the protein MRRLTREKEREDQSTHETTDQEGVRACPECDSTSLTRSADGSEVSCEDCGLILEEETIDRGPEWRAFNAAERDSKSRVGAPTTQTMHDKGLTTTIDWKNKDAYGRSLSSEKRTQMSRLRKWQERIRTKDAGERNLQFALSETDRMASSLGVPRSVREVASVLYRRALEEDLIRGRSIEGVATSTLYAACRMEGIPRSLDEVAAVSRVDRMEIGRTYRYISQELGLEMQPVDPKKYVPRFCSELDLSEEVQSKANEIIDTTAEQGMLSGKSPTGYAAAAIYASALLCNEKKTQNEVANVAQVTEVTIRNRYQEQISAMGLPN; encoded by the coding sequence ATGAGACGCCTGACTCGCGAGAAAGAGCGTGAGGACCAGTCAACGCACGAGACGACCGACCAAGAGGGGGTTCGTGCCTGTCCTGAGTGTGACTCGACGTCACTGACGAGGAGTGCAGACGGGAGCGAAGTGAGCTGTGAGGATTGTGGGCTGATTCTCGAGGAAGAGACGATCGACCGGGGACCGGAGTGGCGGGCGTTCAACGCGGCAGAACGGGACAGCAAATCCCGTGTCGGCGCACCGACGACCCAGACGATGCACGACAAGGGGCTGACCACCACCATCGACTGGAAAAACAAAGACGCCTACGGACGCTCGCTCTCCTCGGAGAAGCGGACGCAGATGAGCCGACTGCGCAAGTGGCAAGAGCGCATTCGGACGAAAGACGCCGGCGAACGAAACCTGCAGTTCGCCCTCTCCGAGACCGACCGGATGGCCTCGTCGCTCGGCGTCCCCCGATCCGTTCGAGAAGTCGCGAGCGTCCTCTACCGACGAGCGCTCGAGGAAGACCTCATCCGCGGCCGTTCCATCGAGGGCGTCGCCACGAGTACGCTGTACGCGGCGTGTCGGATGGAAGGGATCCCGCGATCGCTGGACGAGGTCGCTGCGGTCTCCCGTGTCGATCGTATGGAGATCGGTCGCACCTATCGGTACATCTCCCAGGAACTCGGCCTCGAGATGCAGCCCGTCGATCCGAAGAAGTACGTCCCGCGGTTCTGTTCTGAACTCGACCTCTCGGAGGAGGTCCAGTCGAAAGCCAACGAGATCATCGATACGACGGCCGAACAGGGGATGCTCTCCGGAAAGTCGCCGACTGGCTACGCCGCTGCCGCGATCTACGCGAGTGCGCTCCTTTGTAACGAAAAGAAGACACAGAACGAGGTCGCCAACGTCGCCCAGGTAACCGAGGTCACGATTCGGAACCGGTATCAAGAACAGATCAGCGCGATGGGTCTCCCCAACTAG
- a CDS encoding deoxyuridine 5'-triphosphate nucleotidohydrolase, translating to MYRSGAFVAECVSPTTDDQIQPNGVDLTLDIVFEQLEPGRITRDGKEIGERIARPLEELEQKHPDTYYLPKGAYVARYGERIRIPEGHVGFVYPRSSLMRNSCMLNTAVWDAGYEGRGEGLLQVHHDVEIERGARIAQLVFAKANHEDVYDGSYQGENLE from the coding sequence ATGTACCGTTCCGGCGCGTTCGTCGCCGAGTGTGTCTCGCCGACGACCGACGACCAGATCCAGCCCAACGGGGTCGACCTCACCCTCGACATCGTCTTCGAGCAACTGGAACCCGGCCGGATCACTCGCGACGGAAAAGAGATCGGCGAACGGATCGCCCGGCCGCTCGAGGAACTCGAGCAGAAACACCCCGACACGTACTATCTGCCGAAAGGGGCCTACGTCGCCCGTTACGGCGAACGCATTCGCATTCCCGAGGGCCACGTCGGCTTCGTCTACCCGCGTTCGTCGCTGATGCGAAACTCCTGTATGCTCAACACGGCCGTCTGGGACGCTGGCTACGAAGGCCGCGGTGAGGGACTGCTTCAGGTCCACCACGACGTCGAGATCGAACGCGGCGCTCGAATCGCACAACTCGTCTTCGCGAAAGCGAACCACGAGGACGTCTACGATGGAAGCTACCAGGGCGAGAACCTCGAGTAA
- a CDS encoding nucleoside-triphosphatase — MSGNALVTGPPRSGKTTTLERAVDRLREDDLTVGGVVCPEIRVEGERVGFEITDLGGRRRATMAHVDVDGPRVGKYGVDVPVIDRVVSDVIPPALTRADCIVIDEVAPMQLESERFVEVTLRALESETPVLAAIATGSRGEFLYGVREREDVEIVAVEPETRDELPDRLATWVRSTG; from the coding sequence GTGTCAGGGAACGCACTCGTTACAGGCCCCCCACGGAGCGGCAAGACGACCACCCTCGAGCGAGCCGTCGATCGCCTTCGTGAAGACGACCTGACGGTCGGGGGAGTGGTCTGCCCCGAGATTCGCGTCGAAGGCGAACGCGTCGGGTTCGAGATCACCGACCTCGGCGGGCGACGGCGGGCGACGATGGCGCACGTCGACGTCGACGGCCCCAGGGTCGGCAAATACGGGGTCGACGTCCCGGTGATCGATCGGGTCGTCAGCGACGTTATACCGCCCGCGCTGACTCGAGCCGACTGCATCGTGATCGACGAGGTCGCCCCGATGCAACTCGAGAGCGAGCGGTTCGTCGAAGTAACCCTGCGTGCACTCGAGTCGGAGACGCCGGTGCTCGCGGCGATCGCGACCGGCTCTCGAGGTGAGTTCCTCTACGGCGTTCGAGAGCGAGAGGACGTCGAGATCGTTGCGGTCGAGCCCGAAACGCGAGACGAACTCCCTGACCGGCTCGCAACGTGGGTTCGGTCGACGGGCTAG
- a CDS encoding cation diffusion facilitator family transporter, translating into MGEKPGRFKPDKIETLFVLIGAVLLFLTAFQSLDDPVSRQGIALIVGTFGVFLLFVWGMYALRINPLTAPDLWLGVSLLLILGIVVGAVVYATWPVDREFVTGFGLLAVIGVVVALVYIVRAMLNRHRESET; encoded by the coding sequence ATGGGAGAGAAACCAGGCAGATTCAAACCCGACAAAATTGAGACCCTCTTCGTACTCATCGGTGCGGTTTTACTTTTCCTCACTGCATTCCAGAGCCTCGACGACCCGGTCAGCAGACAGGGGATCGCGTTGATAGTCGGGACGTTCGGCGTGTTCCTCTTGTTCGTGTGGGGGATGTATGCCCTCCGTATAAACCCGTTGACGGCACCCGACCTGTGGCTCGGAGTGAGTCTTCTTCTCATCCTCGGTATCGTCGTTGGGGCAGTCGTATACGCCACTTGGCCGGTTGATCGGGAATTCGTCACCGGTTTTGGTCTGCTCGCCGTAATAGGTGTCGTCGTCGCGCTGGTTTACATCGTTCGTGCCATGCTGAATCGTCATCGCGAAAGTGAGACGTAA
- a CDS encoding copper resistance protein CopD, whose amino-acid sequence MVDSFVAQTTHLIFAAIWAGSVFYVAFVVLPLARDGAFNSTKPLEGIVGKLTTISRVSSVVLLLSGGHLAGTRYTAEGLFGTINGQLVLVMVALWLALAALVEIGGKRLETGLNGKKLREPASNALGLYRLAAVVAVALLVVSGAITSGFAAGL is encoded by the coding sequence ATGGTCGATAGCTTCGTCGCGCAGACGACTCACCTGATCTTCGCCGCCATCTGGGCGGGTAGCGTCTTCTACGTGGCGTTCGTCGTGTTGCCGCTGGCCCGTGACGGCGCGTTCAACTCGACGAAACCGCTCGAGGGCATCGTCGGCAAACTCACGACGATTTCGCGGGTGAGCTCGGTCGTGTTGCTCCTGAGCGGCGGCCACCTCGCCGGAACGAGGTATACGGCCGAGGGGCTGTTCGGGACGATCAACGGCCAGCTCGTCCTCGTCATGGTCGCGCTCTGGCTCGCCCTGGCTGCGCTCGTCGAGATCGGCGGCAAGCGACTCGAGACTGGGTTGAACGGGAAGAAACTCCGCGAGCCCGCGAGCAACGCGCTCGGGCTGTATCGTCTCGCTGCCGTCGTCGCAGTCGCGTTGCTCGTCGTCTCGGGAGCGATCACCTCGGGGTTCGCCGCGGGGCTGTGA
- the gnd gene encoding phosphogluconate dehydrogenase (NAD(+)-dependent, decarboxylating) — protein MTTTTTHARGVAAMQLGVIGLGRMGQIVVDRVLEAGHDVVAFDLDAEAVATAADAGAEPADSLDDLLDRLGEEKRIWLMVPAGEAVDVTLDELEPHLDSDDVVVDGGNSYFEDSVRRAEACPAAYLDCGTSGGPAGAELGFSLMIGGPEWAYEECEPVFDAVATGPDGHERMGAAGSGHYVKMVHNGVEYALMQTYGEGFELLHEGRYDLDLEAVASVWNNGAVIRSWLLELCEEAFREEGSDLGDVADRIEGGSTGTWTVQEGLEQEVPLPLIYTALGERFGSRADDGRFSRRLANRLRYGFGRHEVQRRD, from the coding sequence ATCACAACCACTACCACCCACGCCCGCGGAGTGGCCGCCATGCAACTGGGCGTAATCGGACTCGGACGCATGGGACAGATCGTCGTCGACCGCGTACTCGAGGCGGGCCACGACGTCGTCGCGTTCGACCTCGACGCGGAAGCGGTCGCGACGGCGGCCGACGCCGGTGCGGAACCTGCAGACTCGCTCGACGACCTCCTCGACCGACTCGGTGAGGAGAAACGCATCTGGCTGATGGTCCCCGCAGGCGAGGCGGTCGACGTCACCCTAGACGAACTCGAGCCCCACCTCGATTCGGACGACGTCGTCGTCGACGGCGGCAACTCCTACTTCGAAGACTCCGTGCGACGCGCCGAGGCGTGTCCCGCGGCCTACCTCGACTGCGGAACCTCGGGCGGGCCCGCGGGTGCCGAACTCGGCTTCTCGCTCATGATCGGCGGTCCCGAGTGGGCCTACGAGGAGTGCGAGCCGGTGTTCGACGCCGTCGCAACGGGACCCGACGGTCACGAGCGGATGGGGGCCGCCGGCTCGGGTCACTACGTCAAGATGGTCCACAACGGCGTCGAGTACGCGCTGATGCAGACCTACGGCGAGGGCTTCGAGTTGCTCCACGAGGGTCGGTACGATCTCGATCTAGAGGCCGTCGCCTCGGTCTGGAACAACGGTGCCGTCATCCGGTCGTGGCTGCTCGAACTCTGTGAGGAGGCGTTCCGCGAGGAGGGGTCCGACCTCGGCGACGTCGCCGACCGGATCGAGGGCGGTTCGACGGGGACGTGGACCGTCCAGGAAGGGCTCGAACAAGAGGTCCCTTTGCCGCTGATCTACACCGCCCTCGGCGAACGGTTCGGCTCCCGAGCCGACGACGGCCGTTTTTCCCGTCGGCTGGCCAACCGACTGCGCTACGGCTTCGGCCGACACGAAGTGCAACGACGCGACTAG